The following are encoded together in the Brassica napus cultivar Da-Ae chromosome A9, Da-Ae, whole genome shotgun sequence genome:
- the LOC106417614 gene encoding uncharacterized protein LOC106417614: MDKQSLKRLQFRTWGKRIGSSTTASVTLGNTEEKTTIVAYAFSCCGKPPRVLVKQFVLRLKSRWRLWRKSDNNNNIQYSYDLRSYHLNFDDGWSRRW, from the coding sequence ATGGACAAACAGAGTTTGAAGAGACTTCAGTTTCGGACATGGGGAAAGCGGATAGGAAGCTCAACCACGGCTTCAGTAACGCTAGGAAACACAGAGGAAAAAACTACGATAGTGGCGTATGCGTTCTCATGTTGTGGGAAACCTCCTCGCGTTCTCGTGAAGCAGTTTGTTTTGAGGTTGAAATCGCGTTGGAGATTGTGGCGGAAGAGtgataataataacaatattcAGTATAGCTATGATCTCCGGAGCTATCATCTGAACTTCGACGACGGTTGGTCTCGTCGATGGTGA